A portion of the Deinococcus planocerae genome contains these proteins:
- a CDS encoding nucleoside deaminase, producing the protein MGEAGGPLTTHHLPLTVGWHAALLEAWTAYLHGSYPIGAVVVDARGEVIARGRNRLGEPRGVAGGVISGHDLAHAEINALLDLAHTPRAEVRTWTLLTTVQPCPQCAGAVAMSGLRALEYAAPDPWAGSTHILTHDPYVSRKGIRVGRAPEGVIRAALRLALAGFMESWNSPDDPVLRSFAVHADDFAHAEGLWAGGTLRALRSRGADLDEALAVLVCPPRHGPTSPPHPTARAVPASGSSTGAGC; encoded by the coding sequence ATGGGAGAGGCAGGCGGTCCACTGACCACTCACCACTTACCACTGACCGTCGGCTGGCACGCCGCCCTCCTCGAAGCCTGGACCGCCTACCTCCACGGCTCCTACCCCATCGGCGCGGTCGTGGTGGACGCCCGGGGCGAGGTCATCGCGCGCGGGCGCAACCGGCTGGGCGAGCCGCGGGGGGTGGCGGGCGGCGTGATCAGCGGGCACGACCTCGCGCACGCGGAGATCAACGCGCTGCTCGACCTCGCCCACACGCCCCGCGCGGAGGTCCGCACCTGGACCCTGCTCACGACCGTGCAGCCCTGCCCGCAGTGCGCGGGGGCGGTCGCCATGAGCGGTCTGCGCGCGCTGGAGTACGCGGCCCCCGACCCGTGGGCGGGTTCGACCCACATCCTCACCCACGATCCCTATGTGTCACGCAAGGGGATTCGGGTGGGCCGGGCGCCGGAGGGGGTAATACGGGCGGCGCTGCGCCTGGCCCTAGCGGGATTCATGGAGTCGTGGAATTCGCCGGACGATCCCGTGCTGCGCTCCTTTGCCGTCCACGCCGACGATTTCGCCCACGCGGAGGGCCTGTGGGCAGGGGGCACCCTCCGCGCCCTGCGCTCCCGTGGGGCGGACCTGGACGAGGCGCTGGCGGTGCTCGTGTGCCCTCCGCGCCACGGCCCAACCTCTCCCCCTCACCCCACCGCACGGGCCGTGCCTGCGTCTGGGTCGAGCACGGGGGCCGGGTGCTGA
- a CDS encoding GGDEF domain-containing protein yields the protein MPRPDILNRAAFEAAFDGLGGAPVTLAVLDLDHFKTLNDTLGRAEGDRALRSLERLLSGSLPTGSIVGRLGGDEYAALLPETTPETALILLDEVIRHFHIHRDPHWPRTLGLSVGLAARPAHAHTYADLSRAADEALLRAKREGRGRACIYVESKMVLKSNYYPKSQLERLAKLSGALGRTEASLLREALDDLIERHRGAL from the coding sequence ATGCCCCGACCCGACATCCTGAACCGCGCCGCTTTCGAGGCGGCCTTCGACGGGCTGGGGGGGGCGCCGGTGACGCTGGCCGTGCTCGACCTCGACCATTTCAAGACGCTCAACGACACGCTGGGGCGCGCGGAAGGGGACCGGGCGCTGCGCAGCCTCGAACGGCTGCTGTCGGGCAGCCTGCCGACGGGGAGCATCGTCGGGCGGCTGGGGGGAGACGAGTACGCGGCGCTTTTGCCCGAGACCACGCCCGAGACGGCGCTGATCCTCCTCGACGAGGTGATCCGGCACTTTCACATCCACCGTGACCCGCACTGGCCGCGCACGCTGGGGCTGAGCGTGGGCCTCGCCGCCCGGCCCGCCCACGCCCACACCTACGCCGACCTGTCCCGCGCCGCCGACGAGGCCCTGCTGAGGGCCAAACGCGAGGGCCGGGGCCGCGCGTGCATCTACGTGGAGAGCAAGATGGTCCTGAAGAGCAACTACTACCCCAAGAGCCAGCTCGAACGCCTCGCCAAGCTCTCGGGGGCGCTGGGCCGCACCGAGGCCTCGCTCCTGCGCGAGGCGCTCGACGACCTGATCGAGCGGCACCGGGGGGCGCTGTGA
- the groES gene encoding co-chaperone GroES has product MLKPLGDRVLVEIIEETEQKTAGGLFVPDTAKEKSQRGRVISVGNGKMLDNGTRVALDVKEGDTVYFAKYGGTEVSLDGKNYSILNERDILAIVE; this is encoded by the coding sequence ATGTTGAAACCATTGGGCGACCGCGTTCTCGTTGAGATCATCGAAGAAACCGAGCAGAAGACCGCCGGGGGCCTGTTCGTCCCCGACACCGCCAAGGAGAAGAGCCAGCGTGGCCGGGTCATCTCCGTCGGCAACGGCAAGATGCTCGACAACGGCACGCGCGTCGCGCTGGATGTCAAGGAGGGTGACACGGTGTACTTCGCCAAGTACGGCGGCACCGAAGTCAGCCTCGACGGCAAGAACTACTCCATCCTCAACGAGCGCGACATCCTCGCCATCGTCGAGTAA